The following proteins are co-located in the Pyxicephalus adspersus chromosome Z, UCB_Pads_2.0, whole genome shotgun sequence genome:
- the LOC140344615 gene encoding palmitoyltransferase ZDHHC15-like: MQTGCGMALSGGLRCCQRVLSWVPVVIIVLVVLWSYYAYVCELCLVTIEHSLEKALYLFMFHIVFLLFTWTYWKAIFTPPKEPTKKFLLPYTEKERYDNEERPEIQRQILAEFAKKLPIYTRTANGAIRFCDRCQVVKPDRCHHCSVCGMCVLKMDHHCPWVNNCIGFSNYKFFLLFLAYSMLYCLYIASTVFKYFLLYWSGDLANNRAKFHVLFLLFVALMFFLSLMFLFGYHCWLVGLNRTTLEAFSVPVFHNGPDKNGFHLGIRKNLEQVFGKRKNLWLIPVYTSIGDGLSFPMRTISESQNPLLSGENQWDDEDGTDEENLVSSHIAIEIDT; the protein is encoded by the exons ATGCAGACTGGTTGCGGAATGGCTCTGTCTGGGGGTCTGAGGTGCTGCCAGCGAGTGTTGTCATGGGTGCCCGTAGTCATCATTGTCCTGGTCGTGCTGTGGTCGTACTACGCTTATGTGTGTGAGCTGTGTCTAG tgACCATAGAACATTCTCTAGAAAAAG CTTTGTACCTCTTCATGTTTCATATAGTATTTTTACTCTTTACTTGGACTTACTGGAAAGCGATTTTTACTCCTCCTAAAGAGCCAACAAAAAAG TTTCTGCTGCCTTACACTGAAAAGGAGAGATATGACAATGAAGAGCGCCCAGAGATTCAGAGGCAAATCCTTGCTGAATTTGCAAAGAAGCTACCAATTTATACACGAACAGCAAATGGAG CAATTCGTTTTTGTGATCGGTGCCAGGTGGTGAAGCCTGATCGCTGCCATCATTGTTCTGTCTGTGGGAT GTGTGTCTTGAAAATGGATCATCATTGCCCATG gGTAAACAACTGTATTGGATTTTCTAACTACAAATTCTTCCTTCTGTTCCTGGCGTATTCAATGTTGTATTGTTTGTACATTGCTTCAACAGTTTTTAAGTACTTCCTTCTTTACTGGTCG ggtgatctagcaaacaatCGTGCAAAATTCCATGTCCTTTTCCTGCTTTTTGTTGCTTTGATGTTCTTCCTGAGCCTAATGTTTCTGTTTGGTTATCATTGCTGGTTAGTGGGTCTAAACAGAACCACCCTTG AGGCCTTCTCAGTCCCAGTTTTCCACAATGGTCCGGATAAAAATGGCTTCCACCTGGGCATTAGAAAGAATTTGGAGCAAGTATTTGGAAAACGGAAAAATCTTTGGTTAATTCCTGTCTATACAAG tatTGGAGATGGACTGTCCTTTCCAATGAGAACTATTTCTGAATCCCAAAACCCTCTGCTGTCTGGAGAGAATCAGTGGGATGACGAAGATGGCACAGATGAAGAAAATCTAG tttCCTCGCACATAGCTATAGAAATAGACACATAG